A part of Bubalus bubalis isolate 160015118507 breed Murrah chromosome 6, NDDB_SH_1, whole genome shotgun sequence genomic DNA contains:
- the GUCA2A gene encoding guanylin: MNTYLLSALCLLGAWATLTGGVIVKDGDFSFSLESVKKLKDLQELQEPRIPRNPSGHIASNLCSLPTFPEELKPLCKESNAQEILDRLGAIAADPSTCEICAYAACAGC; encoded by the exons ATGAACACCTACCTGCTGTCCGCCCTGTGCCTCCTTGGAGCCTGGGCCACCCTGACAGGGGGAGTCATCGTGAAG GATGGAGACTTCTCCTTTTCTCTGGAGTCGGTGAAGAAGCTCAAGGACCTCCAGGAGCTCCAGGAGCCTAGGATCCCTAGAAATCCTAGTGGACACATCGCTTCCAACCTTTGTAGCTTGCCTACTTTTCCCGAAGAACTCAAGCCTCTTTGCAAGGAGTCTAACGCCCAGGAGATCCTGGACAGGCTGG GGGCCATCGCTGCGGATCCAAGCACGTGTGAGATCTGTGCCTACGCGGCCTGTGCTGGATGCTAG
- the GUCA2B gene encoding guanylate cyclase activator 2B, translated as MRKQVGARWTAAGHRESEMASRAVSGYLLCAVALVFLMLLQGTQSVYIQYQGFQVQLESVKQLSDLVGQWVPGPGLQDQSPRPSVCHHPALPLDLRPICASKDAARIFQALRTIANDDCELCVNVACTGCS; from the exons ATGAGGAAGCAGGTGGGAGCCAGGTGGACGGCGGCGGGacacagagagagcgagatggccAGCAGGGCGGTGTCAGGGTACCTGCTGTGTGCGGTTGCCCTGGTCTTCCTCATGCTGCTGCAGGGCACACAGTCAGTCTACATCCAG TACCAAGGCTTCCAGGTCCAGCTGGAATCGGTGAAGCAGCTGAGTGACCTGGTGGGTCAATGGGTGCCCGGCCCCGGCCTGCAAGACCAGAGTCCCCGGCCCTCTGTGTGCCATCACCCGGCCCTGCCGCTGGACCTCCGGCCCATCTGTGCCTCTAAGGATGCAGCTCGCATCTTCCAGGCCTTGA GGACCATCGCTAACGACGACTGTGAGCTGTGTGTAAATGTTGCCTGTACCGGCTGCAGCTGA